The following proteins are encoded in a genomic region of Candidatus Flexicrinis proximus:
- a CDS encoding ATP-binding cassette domain-containing protein: MMITAKDLTKRYGKVAALNNVSFTIEAGESVALWGANGAGKTTTLRCLPWCSGFEGELSRQWHRRRP, translated from the coding sequence ATGATGATCACTGCGAAGGACCTGACAAAACGGTATGGAAAAGTCGCCGCGCTGAATAACGTTTCATTCACTATTGAAGCCGGGGAATCTGTGGCGCTATGGGGCGCAAATGGCGCAGGCAAGACCACGACCTTGCGCTGTCTCCCTTGGTGTTCAGGGTTCGAGGGCGAACTGAGTCGTCAATGGCATCGACGTCGGCCATAA
- the nosZ gene encoding Sec-dependent nitrous-oxide reductase, translated as MANLRISSKLLLIGSLIAVLALVAVAVAPDAVSSAQGSGLDWQTIAEQRGLTEADMRAAAMTYTPSGVLDEYVMFASAGQGGQVLAIGMPSMRLLRLISVFAPEPWQGYGYGAGNEILEQGYIDGQEILWGDTHHPALSETNGEYDGQWLFIGDKANGRVAVIDLRDFETKQIVHNPAFMNDHGGTFVTPNTEYIVEGGQYGLPLGGEYAPIEDYQTAYSGMITFWKFDRDAGRIDFSQSFAMELPPYWQDLCDSGKAVSEGWVFCNSFNAEMATGGIEKGNPPFEAGVSRGAVDYLHMINLDAAEAVFQAGGSVDVNGFQVIPLETAIENDLLYLAPEPRSPHGADVTPKGDFITIGGKLDPHVSVYSFQKIQDAIAAGPAETDVFGVPVLALESVLEAQVELGLGPLHTVYDDQGYAYTSLFLDSAVARWSIGAEGYRPQDGWTLINKTPVQYNVGHLAAAEGDTTTPDGRFLVALNKWSVDRFLSTGPLLPQNLQLIDISQPGDQTQILYDMPITGAEPHYAQIIRADKLHAWEVYPEVGWNPVTQSVDPNAVTQGTEGVTRDGKNVTVRMTAVRSHMTPEHIEIEAGDHVTWTITNVERARDATHGFAIPFYNINLSIEPGESITFEFDANRAGVFSFYCTEFCSALHLEMMGYMMVKP; from the coding sequence ATGGCCAATCTACGAATATCCTCGAAATTGCTTCTCATTGGGTCTCTCATTGCAGTTCTGGCGCTCGTTGCGGTCGCTGTTGCACCTGATGCGGTCAGCAGCGCACAAGGCAGCGGGCTGGATTGGCAGACGATCGCTGAACAGCGTGGACTGACTGAGGCTGACATGCGGGCCGCGGCGATGACCTACACACCCAGCGGTGTCCTTGATGAATATGTCATGTTCGCATCTGCCGGTCAGGGCGGTCAGGTCCTGGCGATCGGTATGCCTTCAATGCGCCTCCTGCGCCTGATCTCGGTATTCGCGCCGGAACCGTGGCAGGGCTATGGCTACGGTGCCGGGAACGAAATACTGGAACAAGGATATATCGACGGACAGGAAATCCTGTGGGGCGATACGCATCATCCGGCCTTGAGCGAAACGAATGGCGAATATGACGGACAGTGGCTGTTCATCGGCGATAAGGCGAACGGCCGCGTAGCGGTGATCGACCTGCGGGACTTTGAGACCAAGCAGATTGTCCACAATCCCGCATTCATGAATGATCACGGTGGGACTTTTGTGACTCCAAACACGGAGTACATCGTGGAAGGCGGACAGTATGGACTTCCACTTGGCGGCGAGTATGCGCCGATTGAGGACTATCAGACCGCCTACAGCGGCATGATCACCTTCTGGAAGTTCGATCGGGATGCAGGCCGAATTGACTTCAGCCAGTCTTTTGCGATGGAACTGCCGCCGTACTGGCAGGATCTGTGTGACTCGGGCAAAGCTGTTTCGGAAGGCTGGGTGTTCTGCAATTCTTTTAATGCGGAAATGGCGACGGGTGGTATTGAGAAGGGCAATCCGCCTTTTGAAGCTGGAGTTAGCCGCGGCGCAGTCGATTACCTGCACATGATCAATCTGGATGCGGCAGAAGCAGTGTTCCAGGCTGGTGGATCTGTTGATGTCAACGGGTTCCAGGTGATCCCGCTCGAAACTGCCATTGAGAATGACCTGCTGTATCTGGCACCCGAACCTCGCAGCCCGCACGGGGCCGATGTGACCCCGAAGGGTGATTTCATCACCATCGGCGGCAAGCTTGACCCACACGTGTCGGTCTACAGCTTCCAGAAAATCCAGGATGCGATTGCCGCTGGTCCGGCGGAGACCGATGTCTTCGGAGTACCCGTGCTGGCGCTCGAGAGCGTGTTGGAAGCACAAGTCGAATTGGGCCTTGGGCCGCTCCATACGGTTTATGACGACCAGGGTTATGCATACACCAGCCTGTTCCTCGACAGTGCGGTGGCGCGCTGGAGCATCGGCGCGGAGGGGTATCGCCCGCAGGATGGATGGACACTCATCAACAAGACGCCAGTTCAGTACAACGTGGGACATCTTGCCGCCGCTGAAGGCGACACCACGACGCCGGACGGGCGCTTCCTGGTTGCGCTGAATAAATGGTCGGTGGACCGGTTCCTAAGCACAGGCCCGCTTCTTCCGCAGAATCTCCAACTGATCGACATCTCACAGCCCGGTGATCAGACGCAGATTCTGTACGACATGCCGATTACCGGTGCCGAGCCGCACTACGCCCAGATTATCAGGGCGGACAAGCTTCATGCCTGGGAAGTCTATCCTGAAGTGGGTTGGAATCCGGTCACGCAGTCCGTCGACCCTAATGCTGTCACACAAGGCACCGAAGGCGTAACCCGAGACGGCAAGAACGTCACCGTACGGATGACAGCGGTGCGCAGCCACATGACTCCGGAGCACATCGAAATCGAAGCCGGTGACCATGTGACGTGGACGATCACCAATGTCGAACGTGCACGCGACGCAACCCACGGGTTCGCTATCCCGTTCTACAACATCAACCTGAGCATCGAGCCCGGCGAATCAATTACTTTCGAGTTTGATGCCAACCGCGCCGGTGTGTTCAGCTTCTACTGTACCGAGTTCTGCTCAGCCCTACATCTCGAAATGATGGGCTACATGATGGTGAAGCCGTAA
- a CDS encoding Crp/Fnr family transcriptional regulator: MNHPVKADELQQVPAFRDMTDGQLDGLASIMLRQVYSPGQVIFIEGDQSESLWFVFEGRVKIIKQSLNGRVQGLCLMNRGKCFGGCPLFDMETNPATAQALDKTTLFILPKDALQQLRQHEPHLVKALLHIYSQRLEHLSHVTEVLGVWTVSDRINDCLIKYADLATEPSVVELTHERLAALSGTVREVVTRHLLELEKVGAIRNEMGRIIILNSASLHNPCACDGQTSSV; encoded by the coding sequence ATGAATCATCCTGTCAAAGCAGACGAACTCCAGCAAGTTCCAGCGTTTAGGGACATGACAGACGGGCAGCTTGACGGTCTGGCCAGCATCATGCTGCGTCAGGTCTATTCGCCCGGACAGGTTATATTTATAGAAGGCGATCAATCCGAGTCCCTGTGGTTTGTTTTCGAGGGACGGGTGAAGATCATCAAGCAGTCGCTGAACGGGCGCGTTCAGGGTCTTTGCCTGATGAACAGGGGAAAGTGTTTTGGAGGCTGCCCCCTGTTCGATATGGAGACGAACCCAGCTACGGCTCAGGCCCTCGACAAAACCACCTTGTTCATCCTGCCGAAGGATGCCCTTCAACAATTGCGACAGCACGAGCCTCACTTAGTCAAGGCGCTGCTTCACATTTACAGTCAACGTCTGGAACATCTTTCGCATGTAACTGAGGTGCTCGGCGTATGGACTGTTTCTGATCGTATCAATGACTGCCTTATCAAGTATGCGGACCTCGCGACAGAACCATCGGTTGTCGAGCTCACCCACGAACGCCTGGCCGCACTTTCGGGAACAGTGCGGGAAGTTGTTACCCGTCATTTGCTTGAACTGGAAAAGGTTGGCGCCATCAGGAACGAGATGGGGCGAATCATCATTCTGAACTCAGCCTCATTGCACAATCCTTGTGCCTGCGACGGGCAAACCTCATCAGTCTGA
- a CDS encoding ParA family protein: MTRVFVFTNHKGGVGKSTSATNCALGIVSMLRHASAANSRVLLIDTDSQAHATLVTTGTKNYGADDSLYTVLMADRPSAAQTLLKCIIPSTWDESLHVLPASLMLEGAERELMGLAGAPYRLADPLNQIASRYAAIVIDTRPSFSLMTEMGLIAATDAIVPVEPRYLETVGLMSVIGKINDIRDGWRQPNLRVSGILVTKMNCRVRGHNHLLDELKAHSVLGKLLIGVVPANEAVSYSHQNHQSIFDYDPKAPASKAYMNVVAKLVQMILTGGA; encoded by the coding sequence ATGACTCGAGTTTTCGTTTTTACCAATCACAAAGGGGGAGTCGGAAAATCGACATCCGCCACAAATTGCGCGCTCGGCATCGTCTCGATGCTGCGGCATGCAAGCGCGGCCAATTCACGCGTGCTGCTGATCGATACTGACAGCCAGGCGCATGCCACACTGGTGACGACTGGCACCAAGAACTACGGCGCCGACGACAGCCTGTATACCGTGCTGATGGCCGACCGGCCGAGCGCGGCACAGACGCTGCTCAAGTGCATCATACCGTCCACCTGGGACGAAAGTCTGCACGTCCTCCCGGCCTCCCTGATGCTTGAAGGCGCCGAGCGCGAGCTGATGGGCCTCGCCGGCGCGCCTTACCGCCTGGCCGACCCCCTCAACCAGATCGCCAGCCGCTACGCCGCGATCGTGATCGACACACGGCCGTCTTTCTCGTTGATGACCGAGATGGGGTTGATCGCTGCCACCGATGCCATTGTGCCGGTCGAGCCGCGCTACCTCGAAACGGTTGGCCTGATGAGCGTGATCGGCAAGATCAACGACATTCGCGACGGCTGGCGTCAGCCGAACCTGCGCGTCAGCGGCATCCTCGTCACGAAAATGAACTGCCGCGTGCGCGGCCACAACCACCTGCTCGACGAACTCAAAGCCCACAGCGTGCTCGGCAAGCTGCTGATCGGCGTTGTGCCAGCCAACGAAGCGGTCTCCTACTCGCACCAGAACCACCAGAGCATTTTTGACTACGATCCGAAAGCGCCGGCGAGCAAAGCCTACATGAACGTGGTGGCGAAGCTCGTCCAGATGATCCTGACGGGCGGTGCATGA
- a CDS encoding right-handed parallel beta-helix repeat-containing protein, whose translation MDFAENNIIQGKQLEDSMRGDGIRVWYSNDVQLAGNEISFARDILIWYADNITIRDNYIHHNRYGLHFMYNENAVVEDNIIEHNAVGAT comes from the coding sequence GTGGACTTCGCCGAGAACAACATTATTCAGGGTAAGCAGCTGGAAGACAGCATGCGCGGTGATGGCATCCGGGTCTGGTACAGCAATGACGTCCAACTCGCAGGCAACGAGATATCGTTCGCGCGCGATATTCTGATCTGGTATGCCGACAACATCACGATCCGCGACAACTATATTCACCACAACCGGTACGGTCTGCACTTCATGTATAACGAGAACGCTGTGGTCGAGGACAACATCATCGAGCACAATGCGGTCGGCGCTACATGA
- a CDS encoding Crp/Fnr family transcriptional regulator, with translation MVPTDTLSRIHLFRVLSPRTHRCIAERAQLVEYPAGADLYRQGDPPTGLFAILSGRVKLYRQSKDKCQILALPMPGDCLGAKSLSTAMPSPYSATTLVPAATIQLAPDVLQSLLDEHADLQDVFLQLITGRLKQFVTLVHDLAFRDVASRLAIVLTILADAEGRPMMTGSSLTVCSPSRNSPRWWEQHAKSFIVSSESSKMMA, from the coding sequence ATGGTCCCCACAGATACGTTATCCAGGATTCACTTATTCAGGGTACTCAGCCCGCGAACACATCGCTGCATCGCGGAAAGGGCGCAGCTGGTTGAGTATCCGGCGGGTGCAGACCTCTATCGCCAGGGTGATCCGCCCACCGGTCTCTTCGCGATTCTGTCAGGTCGAGTTAAGTTGTATCGTCAATCAAAAGACAAGTGTCAGATTCTGGCACTACCGATGCCGGGAGATTGCCTAGGTGCCAAATCGCTCTCAACTGCCATGCCAAGCCCCTATTCGGCAACAACGCTCGTACCTGCTGCCACCATTCAACTGGCGCCGGATGTTCTGCAGTCGCTGTTGGACGAGCATGCCGATCTTCAGGATGTCTTTCTCCAATTGATCACGGGGCGGCTCAAGCAGTTTGTCACGCTGGTTCATGATTTGGCGTTCCGCGACGTTGCATCACGCCTTGCAATCGTTCTGACAATTCTTGCCGATGCAGAAGGTCGCCCCATGATGACGGGATCATCTTTGACCGTTTGCTCTCCCAGCAGGAATTCGCCGAGATGGTGGGAACAGCACGCGAAGTCGTTTATCGTGTCTTCAGAAAGTTCGAAGATGATGGCCTAA